The following coding sequences are from one Nonlabens arenilitoris window:
- a CDS encoding TonB-dependent receptor yields MTGKILDGDFDDVLSFANVTVKNTNYGASTDFDGKYSINMEPGTYTVVYSFVGYSSKEITDVVIKAGEVTIVDVTLNASAAALDDIVITVTRRQNSEKAVLEVQKNSTVVLDGLSSETIKKAGSSSVASAVKAVPGVSVQDGKFVYVRGLGDRYTKTLLNGMEVPGLDPDKNALQLDIFPTGVLENLQVKKSSTADLTADFTGGIVDILTKDIPSSEEYSLSFSLGYNPDMHFNDDYLSYNGGDTDFLGFDDGTRDSPIAAGTNIPLLQQDGSLVRELTQRFNPELAAMREKSFMNFGFSFSGGNKYKFDSGNSLGFTASLAYKNDTDFYENFVDGQIFRKNADTSVLTPTVDRSQQGAVGVNNILLNGLLGLTYKTEFSKYRINVLHIQNGESNAALITQQNAERSSNQIKKDVLTYTERALTNVLLSGEHNNKDGSWNTEWKISPTLSRVDDKDFRTTPFRIDGSTATIEPSEAGDPTRLYRELQELNLASRIDFTRKHQLFNESAKLKFGAGFTYKNRDFSVDQYSFILQNFQSSNFNGDPNEILAPDNIYDPNTGSGVAVRSDFNITNNFDSQITIGSAYISDEFQLTNRLKTILGVRFEKFDLTYNGQNQQGQVFDNEKFIDKADVFPSLNLIYDLNEDSNFKLRGSFSITTARPSFKEASEAEIFDPISNFFFIGNRDIQPTYINNFDVRLEKYGEGSDFYAISTFYKDFKDPIELSFIREAEGQFTPLNLGNATVLGAEIELRKNLGFVPALKNFNATLNVSIIDSNQNYSEDEENNRRDTLRDGQTLDDTRPLQGQSPYLVNAGLVYETESDLRIGAFFNVQGRTLEIVGSGDIPDVYTLPFNSLNFTANKTFGETVKHSIGFKIDNILGDDRESEYEFFGTENRTFSFRSPQTTLSLNYGIKF; encoded by the coding sequence TTGACAGGTAAAATACTCGATGGTGATTTTGATGATGTATTATCATTTGCAAATGTTACCGTAAAGAATACGAATTATGGTGCTTCAACAGATTTTGATGGGAAATATTCTATCAATATGGAGCCAGGAACTTACACTGTTGTTTATTCCTTTGTAGGTTATTCAAGTAAAGAAATTACCGATGTGGTTATTAAAGCTGGAGAGGTTACTATTGTTGATGTAACTTTAAATGCATCTGCTGCTGCACTGGATGACATTGTTATAACAGTGACCAGAAGACAAAACTCTGAAAAGGCAGTACTAGAGGTTCAAAAAAACTCAACTGTAGTTCTAGATGGGCTTTCTTCTGAAACTATAAAAAAAGCTGGTTCATCTTCTGTGGCAAGTGCTGTAAAGGCTGTTCCAGGAGTATCAGTTCAAGATGGAAAATTTGTCTATGTAAGAGGTCTTGGGGATCGATATACAAAAACTCTGCTTAATGGTATGGAAGTTCCAGGATTAGATCCTGATAAAAATGCACTACAATTAGATATTTTTCCGACAGGTGTTTTAGAAAATCTTCAGGTAAAAAAATCTTCTACTGCAGATTTAACTGCAGATTTTACAGGTGGTATAGTAGACATATTAACTAAAGACATTCCTTCTAGTGAAGAGTATTCTTTAAGTTTTAGTTTAGGATACAATCCAGACATGCACTTTAATGATGATTATTTAAGTTATAATGGTGGTGATACTGATTTTTTAGGTTTTGATGATGGAACTAGAGATTCACCTATTGCTGCAGGAACTAACATTCCGCTATTACAGCAGGATGGATCGTTAGTGAGAGAGTTGACACAGCGATTTAATCCCGAACTTGCAGCAATGCGAGAAAAAAGTTTTATGAATTTTGGTTTTAGTTTCTCTGGTGGGAATAAGTACAAATTTGATAGTGGGAACTCTTTAGGTTTTACGGCCTCTCTTGCCTATAAAAATGATACTGATTTTTATGAAAATTTTGTTGATGGACAAATTTTTAGGAAAAATGCAGATACTTCTGTATTGACACCAACTGTGGATAGAAGCCAGCAAGGTGCCGTAGGTGTAAATAATATACTTCTTAATGGTCTATTGGGACTTACATATAAAACTGAATTTTCAAAATATAGAATTAATGTACTTCACATTCAAAATGGTGAATCAAATGCTGCGTTAATTACACAACAAAATGCAGAGCGTAGTTCTAATCAAATCAAAAAGGATGTGCTTACTTACACTGAGCGTGCGTTAACTAATGTATTACTTTCAGGAGAGCATAATAATAAAGACGGATCATGGAATACTGAATGGAAAATATCTCCAACTTTATCTCGCGTAGATGATAAAGATTTTAGAACAACACCTTTTAGAATTGATGGAAGTACCGCTACCATTGAGCCATCTGAGGCAGGTGACCCAACAAGACTTTACAGAGAACTACAGGAATTGAACTTAGCAAGTAGAATAGATTTTACTAGAAAACATCAGTTGTTTAATGAAAGTGCTAAGCTTAAGTTTGGTGCAGGCTTCACATATAAAAATCGTGATTTTTCGGTAGATCAATACTCGTTTATTTTACAGAACTTTCAAAGCTCAAACTTTAATGGTGACCCAAATGAAATTCTAGCTCCTGATAATATTTATGATCCTAATACTGGTTCTGGTGTGGCGGTAAGATCTGATTTTAATATTACTAATAACTTTGATTCTCAAATTACGATTGGTAGTGCTTACATATCTGATGAATTTCAACTTACAAATCGTTTAAAAACAATTTTAGGTGTAAGATTTGAAAAATTTGATTTAACATATAATGGTCAAAATCAACAAGGTCAAGTTTTTGATAATGAAAAATTTATTGATAAGGCTGATGTATTTCCAAGTTTAAACTTAATCTATGATTTAAATGAGGATTCAAACTTTAAATTAAGAGGTTCTTTCTCTATTACAACAGCAAGACCTTCATTTAAAGAGGCTTCAGAGGCTGAAATCTTTGATCCTATTTCTAACTTCTTCTTTATTGGTAACAGAGACATACAGCCAACTTATATTAACAATTTTGATGTAAGATTAGAGAAATATGGTGAAGGAAGTGATTTTTATGCAATCAGTACTTTTTATAAAGATTTTAAAGATCCTATAGAATTAAGTTTTATACGTGAGGCCGAAGGTCAGTTCACGCCCCTTAACTTAGGAAACGCAACAGTGCTAGGTGCAGAAATAGAATTGCGTAAAAACTTAGGTTTTGTCCCTGCACTTAAAAACTTTAATGCAACTTTAAACGTATCTATAATTGATTCTAATCAAAATTATAGTGAAGATGAAGAAAATAATAGGCGAGATACATTAAGAGATGGGCAAACTCTAGACGATACTAGACCATTACAAGGACAGTCTCCTTATCTAGTAAATGCTGGTTTAGTTTATGAAACAGAATCCGATTTAAGAATAGGAGCCTTTTTCAACGTTCAAGGAAGAACATTGGAAATCGTAGGTTCTGGAGATATTCCAGACGTTTATACGCTACCATTTAATTCATTAAATTTTACCGCAAATAAAACTTTTGGTGAAACTGTCAAACACAGCATTGGATTTAAAATAGACAATATTTTAGGTGATGATAGAGAAAGTGAATATGAATTTTTCGGTACTGAAAATAGAACATTCTCATTCCGTAGTCCGCAAACTACACTTTCCTTAAATTATGGTATTAAATTTTAA
- the dgt gene encoding dGTP triphosphohydrolase: MNWENLLSLKRHGDTAPRPRKLQDELRLGFEVDYDRVIFSQHFRSLQDKTQVIPLSQTGFVHTRLTHSLEVSVVGRSLGRMAGQRILEKHPSLVEAGYKMQDFGAIVAAASLAHDIGNPPFGHSGEKAIGSYFSSGKGKVFMDSLSRKQQQDLIDYEGNANGYRLLNLDSPGTPGGLRLSYATLGAFTKYPKESLPLKPTNHISQKKFGVFQADLEHFKDVAQELGIKNNDGSMEPYMRHPLTYLVEAADDICYTIIDFEDGINLGWIAEDFALEYLINLVRKNIKSEVYSQLTSTAERLTYLRSLAINNLITDCVDVFMDNEEAILNGTYKHALTDKSQFKPQIDDILAITIEKVYRNEEVIQKEIAGYKILTDILHAVITATVNDLEDNKSIYDKLILNTCTGLQVNTSSLYERILNACGYVASLTDSRALQLFSVINGSIK; the protein is encoded by the coding sequence ATGAATTGGGAAAACCTACTATCCTTAAAAAGACACGGCGACACAGCACCTAGACCTAGAAAATTACAAGATGAATTACGACTGGGTTTTGAAGTAGACTATGATCGAGTGATATTCTCACAACATTTCCGTAGTCTACAAGATAAAACACAGGTGATCCCATTAAGCCAGACAGGCTTTGTGCACACGAGATTAACACATAGTCTAGAAGTATCAGTAGTAGGTCGTTCCCTAGGTCGTATGGCCGGACAGCGCATATTAGAAAAGCATCCTTCATTAGTAGAAGCAGGATATAAAATGCAGGATTTTGGTGCCATCGTTGCGGCTGCGTCATTGGCTCACGATATCGGTAATCCACCATTCGGTCATAGTGGAGAGAAAGCCATAGGCAGCTATTTCTCTAGTGGAAAAGGAAAGGTTTTTATGGATTCGCTTTCGCGAAAGCAACAACAGGACCTCATCGATTATGAAGGAAATGCAAATGGATACCGACTACTCAATCTAGATTCTCCAGGAACTCCAGGCGGCCTAAGGTTGTCGTATGCTACTTTAGGAGCATTTACTAAGTATCCTAAAGAATCTTTACCGCTAAAACCGACTAATCACATATCCCAAAAAAAGTTTGGTGTTTTTCAAGCAGATCTAGAACACTTTAAAGATGTCGCTCAAGAGTTAGGAATAAAAAATAATGACGGTAGCATGGAACCATACATGCGCCATCCACTCACCTATCTGGTTGAAGCTGCAGATGATATTTGTTATACCATTATAGACTTTGAAGACGGAATTAATCTGGGCTGGATTGCTGAAGATTTTGCTCTAGAGTACTTGATAAATTTAGTACGCAAGAATATTAAGTCTGAAGTCTACTCACAATTAACTTCTACTGCAGAAAGATTAACCTACTTAAGATCACTTGCTATTAATAACTTGATTACTGATTGTGTAGATGTATTTATGGATAATGAAGAAGCAATCCTAAATGGCACTTACAAACATGCCCTAACTGACAAGTCCCAGTTTAAACCACAAATTGATGATATTCTCGCGATTACTATAGAAAAGGTATATCGTAACGAAGAGGTGATCCAAAAAGAAATCGCTGGTTATAAAATTTTAACTGATATACTGCATGCCGTTATTACAGCAACTGTTAATGATCTAGAAGATAATAAATCGATTTATGATAAGCTTATATTAAATACCTGTACAGGATTGCAAGTAAACACCTCATCGTTATATGAGCGTATTTTAAATGCTTGTGGTTATGTGGCCTCATTAACTGATAGTAGAGCATTACAACTCTTCAGTGTTATCAATGGATCTATTAAATAA
- a CDS encoding T9SS type A sorting domain-containing protein gives MKKFILLSVIAVTAIIAFLFVFNSTKDELSDIAIKRQQHKEFLDNSPFKDTRNLSKEKRKKLSLPPNAYNEREWELTMNPTLGIPTPFLVESTTPSLYTTLGAPGNNTTPWQERGPLNTGGRTRVVFFDPTDVGANNGDGVDYNRVFAGGVGGGLWINNDITSATSSWTIIPGIAGDLSVNAYALDPNDSSTFYIGTGEQYAQGAAIGNGVYKTTDGGNTWSQVNIQPAGSGTVSGGGSLFKSGLFTVNDIAIRDVNGTSEIYVGVGSTFYAAPNGNIANPSNILGAQNAGLYRSVDDGATWTRIENPALSFSFSGLTFYVSPNDFEIGADNTLFMGSIASPGIGQGGGRIYSSTDGINWTLDQFIASTDRVELATSTTNANLIYAAVDAAAGADLYISTDKLTTINALNEPNDADNSISATDFTRGQAFYDLVIEVDPTNDQIIYAGGIDLHRSANGGNNWNQISKWSENPNLNGLNVPFIHADVHALTFRPGLSNEAIIGSDGGVSYASSLSGALSSPNAIANRNNGYNVTQFYYGDIADTDVADGDDFAGGTQDNGSQLTNDAPANGLTPFFDPIGGDGAYTNIDKDGNYVVLSVTGQTHLYADYPISPGSTINSLFGTGRLYVISQGSGGDFINVAELDENLDVFFANGETFNGTNGILVCSLGPNAANCNTITNGLISTSRPTAMKVSPFTTTSTKLFLGTIDSRLIMVDNANTTSPVWTEITGSQFLGSVSDIEFGSTEQEILVTMHNYGVDSVWYSTDGGTTWASKEGNLPDIPVKTILKNPLLAEEVIIGTEEGIYVTGDFNSTIPTWTQTNNGMTSVKVVDLDLRVSDNTILASTHGRGMFTGQFNTLGFEESQISQNNIKLFPTINNGTINLVSGTALDNAQVTIYNLSGQEVYREKMNLSSEQQSLSLNQPASGIYIVNIKSGTYHQSLKMIIE, from the coding sequence ATGAAAAAGTTTATTCTCCTATCTGTAATTGCCGTGACTGCTATAATTGCATTTCTATTTGTATTCAACTCTACAAAAGATGAGTTGAGCGACATAGCTATTAAAAGACAACAGCACAAAGAATTTCTTGACAATAGTCCATTTAAAGACACAAGAAACCTTTCTAAAGAGAAACGTAAGAAATTAAGCCTACCACCTAATGCGTATAATGAGAGAGAATGGGAACTAACCATGAATCCTACTTTAGGAATTCCTACTCCTTTTTTAGTAGAATCAACAACGCCGAGTTTATATACAACACTTGGTGCGCCAGGTAATAATACCACACCATGGCAAGAAAGAGGCCCATTAAATACTGGTGGTAGAACACGTGTTGTGTTTTTTGACCCTACTGATGTAGGAGCAAATAATGGTGATGGCGTTGATTATAACCGTGTTTTTGCCGGTGGTGTTGGTGGCGGACTATGGATCAATAATGACATTACCAGCGCTACTTCTTCTTGGACAATTATACCAGGTATTGCTGGTGACTTGAGTGTTAATGCATATGCATTAGACCCAAATGACTCATCCACCTTTTATATAGGTACAGGAGAACAATATGCACAAGGCGCTGCAATAGGTAATGGTGTTTATAAGACTACAGATGGCGGTAATACTTGGTCTCAAGTTAACATACAACCAGCAGGATCAGGTACAGTAAGTGGCGGCGGCTCTTTATTTAAGTCAGGATTATTTACCGTTAATGATATCGCCATAAGAGATGTTAACGGAACTAGCGAAATCTATGTAGGTGTAGGCTCTACTTTTTATGCCGCACCTAATGGCAACATCGCTAATCCTTCAAATATTTTAGGTGCTCAAAACGCTGGATTATATCGCAGTGTAGATGATGGCGCAACATGGACACGTATTGAAAATCCTGCTTTATCATTTAGTTTTTCTGGACTCACTTTTTATGTGTCGCCTAACGATTTTGAAATTGGAGCAGACAATACCTTATTTATGGGATCAATCGCTTCACCAGGTATAGGTCAAGGTGGCGGAAGAATCTATTCTAGTACTGATGGTATTAACTGGACTCTCGATCAATTTATTGCCTCTACAGATCGTGTTGAACTTGCTACCTCTACTACAAACGCTAACCTTATATATGCAGCAGTTGATGCAGCAGCTGGAGCAGATTTGTATATCTCAACAGACAAGTTAACTACAATTAATGCCTTAAATGAACCCAATGATGCAGACAACAGCATCTCTGCAACAGATTTTACTAGAGGTCAAGCATTCTATGACCTTGTGATTGAAGTTGACCCTACAAATGATCAAATCATCTATGCTGGTGGAATCGATTTACACCGATCTGCAAATGGTGGAAATAATTGGAATCAAATTTCAAAATGGTCAGAAAACCCTAACCTTAATGGATTAAATGTTCCTTTTATTCATGCAGATGTACATGCATTAACTTTTAGACCTGGACTTAGTAATGAAGCAATTATAGGGTCAGATGGTGGTGTGTCTTATGCAAGTTCCTTAAGCGGTGCCTTATCATCACCTAATGCAATAGCCAATAGAAACAATGGTTATAACGTTACTCAATTCTATTACGGTGATATAGCAGACACTGACGTTGCAGATGGAGATGACTTTGCCGGCGGCACACAAGATAATGGCTCACAACTAACTAACGATGCACCAGCAAATGGATTGACACCATTTTTTGATCCTATAGGTGGAGATGGTGCATATACTAACATTGATAAAGATGGAAACTATGTAGTCTTATCAGTTACAGGGCAAACGCATCTCTATGCAGATTACCCAATTTCTCCCGGCAGTACAATCAACTCACTTTTTGGAACTGGTAGACTTTACGTCATTTCACAAGGTAGTGGTGGTGACTTTATTAACGTAGCAGAACTAGATGAAAATCTAGATGTGTTTTTTGCAAATGGCGAAACGTTCAATGGCACTAATGGTATTCTCGTTTGTTCTTTAGGACCCAACGCGGCTAATTGTAATACTATTACTAATGGACTAATAAGCACTTCAAGACCTACTGCTATGAAGGTCTCACCATTTACCACTACATCTACAAAACTATTTTTAGGAACGATAGATTCTAGACTAATAATGGTTGATAATGCAAACACGACCTCACCTGTCTGGACAGAAATTACAGGATCACAATTTTTAGGCTCAGTGTCTGACATAGAATTTGGGTCCACTGAACAAGAAATCTTAGTGACCATGCACAATTATGGTGTCGACAGCGTATGGTATAGTACAGATGGTGGTACCACATGGGCCAGTAAAGAAGGTAACCTACCAGATATACCCGTAAAAACCATTCTTAAAAACCCATTACTGGCAGAAGAAGTTATCATAGGAACGGAAGAAGGAATTTATGTAACTGGTGATTTTAACAGTACTATCCCAACATGGACCCAAACTAATAATGGTATGACTAGTGTCAAGGTGGTTGACCTAGATTTAAGAGTTAGTGACAACACTATACTAGCCTCTACACATGGCCGTGGAATGTTTACAGGACAATTCAATACACTAGGATTTGAAGAGTCACAAATCTCTCAAAATAACATAAAACTCTTTCCGACTATAAATAACGGAACGATTAACTTAGTTTCAGGTACGGCGTTAGATAACGCACAGGTAACTATTTACAATTTAAGTGGTCAAGAAGTTTACCGTGAAAAAATGAACCTTTCTAGTGAGCAACAAAGCCTTTCATTAAATCAACCTGCAAGCGGTATTTATATTGTGAATATTAAATCAGGTACTTATCACCAAAGCTTAAAAATGATTATCGAGTAG
- a CDS encoding 1-deoxy-D-xylulose-5-phosphate synthase, protein MSQSLLSQINSSTDLKGCTVDQLPQVAQELRDFIIEVVATKEGHLGASLGVVELTIALHYKFDTPEDLLVWDVGHQAYGHKILTGRRDVFHTNRDLNGISGFPKRDESVYDTFGVGHSSTAISAALGMAMASQLKGIDRKHIAVVGDASIASGMAFEALNHAGVSGADLLVILNDNAIGIDPAVGALKDYLTKTKSGKETGRDNIFESLNFDYTGPIDGHDLSQLLEELERQKSLIGPRLLHVRTTKGKGLKQAEIDQVRYHAPGKFDKITGDITPADTSLLPPKFQDVFGHTIVELAHQNKNIIGITPAMPTGSSMKIMMNAMPDRAFDVGIAEQHAVTLAAGMATQGLVPFCNIYSTFLQRAYDQVIHDVALQKLPVVFCLDRAGLVGQDGATHHGNFDLAYLNCIPDLIIAAPMDTIELRNMMYTAQLGLELPIAIRYPRGRGRILNWQQPFQKLSIGQSRVIHSGTKIALLSIGSIGAMIDDLISDEELDVTHVDMRFLKPFDHDMLDDIFEQHEHIITIEDGTVIGGLGSMVVDYASAKTYKNNIYKLGIPDAFIQHGPTKDLHKIAGIDSETVFNLISDLSTR, encoded by the coding sequence ATGTCTCAATCACTACTTTCTCAAATCAACTCATCAACCGATTTAAAAGGCTGTACTGTTGATCAATTGCCACAGGTTGCTCAAGAATTGCGTGATTTTATTATTGAGGTAGTTGCTACTAAAGAAGGGCATTTAGGTGCTAGTTTAGGTGTTGTAGAACTTACCATCGCCTTGCATTATAAGTTTGATACGCCAGAAGATTTACTGGTTTGGGATGTAGGTCATCAGGCTTATGGGCATAAGATATTAACCGGTAGACGTGATGTTTTTCATACGAACAGAGATTTGAACGGCATTTCTGGATTTCCTAAAAGAGATGAAAGTGTTTATGACACTTTTGGAGTAGGACATAGTTCAACCGCAATTAGCGCCGCACTAGGAATGGCGATGGCTAGCCAGTTGAAAGGAATCGACAGAAAACACATTGCTGTAGTAGGTGATGCTAGTATTGCCAGCGGTATGGCATTTGAAGCTCTCAATCATGCAGGAGTAAGTGGTGCAGATTTATTAGTCATTCTCAACGATAATGCTATCGGAATAGATCCTGCAGTAGGTGCATTGAAAGATTACCTTACTAAAACCAAATCAGGTAAGGAAACAGGACGTGATAATATATTTGAATCATTAAATTTTGATTATACAGGTCCAATTGATGGTCACGATTTATCTCAATTACTGGAAGAACTAGAAAGGCAAAAGTCTTTAATAGGTCCTAGACTTTTACACGTAAGAACAACAAAAGGTAAAGGACTCAAACAGGCAGAGATTGATCAAGTACGCTATCACGCGCCCGGTAAATTTGATAAAATTACAGGTGATATCACACCAGCAGACACCAGCTTATTACCACCTAAATTTCAAGATGTCTTTGGTCATACGATTGTAGAACTTGCGCATCAAAATAAGAATATCATAGGAATCACGCCAGCGATGCCTACTGGAAGCTCCATGAAGATTATGATGAATGCGATGCCGGATCGTGCATTTGATGTCGGTATCGCAGAGCAGCATGCCGTAACACTTGCGGCAGGAATGGCTACACAAGGATTAGTTCCTTTTTGTAACATTTATTCTACTTTTTTACAACGTGCCTATGATCAAGTTATTCATGATGTAGCATTACAAAAACTACCTGTTGTTTTTTGTCTGGATCGTGCAGGTTTAGTAGGTCAAGATGGAGCGACTCACCATGGGAATTTTGACCTAGCTTATTTAAATTGTATTCCAGATTTAATTATCGCTGCACCTATGGACACCATCGAGTTGAGGAATATGATGTATACCGCGCAACTAGGTCTTGAATTACCTATAGCAATCAGGTATCCTCGTGGTCGTGGTCGTATATTGAACTGGCAACAACCTTTTCAAAAACTATCAATTGGTCAATCTCGTGTGATTCATTCAGGTACTAAGATTGCTCTTCTTTCTATAGGTTCTATAGGAGCAATGATCGATGATTTAATTAGTGATGAGGAACTTGATGTCACTCATGTAGATATGCGTTTCTTAAAACCGTTTGATCACGATATGTTAGATGATATTTTTGAGCAGCACGAGCACATTATCACCATAGAAGATGGAACCGTTATAGGTGGATTAGGCAGTATGGTAGTAGATTACGCTTCCGCGAAAACGTATAAAAACAACATCTATAAACTAGGAATCCCAGATGCATTCATACAACATGGTCCCACAAAAGACCTGCATAAAATAGCTGGAATTGATAGTGAGACCGTATTTAATTTAATCAGTGATTTATCTACTCGATAA
- a CDS encoding nucleoside deaminase — protein sequence MIEPYDHEYFMKKALQEAQTALDRGEIPVGAVIVTQNRIIAKGHNLTETLTDVTAHAEMQAITAGASFLGGKYLKDCTLYVTLEPCQMCAGALYWSQISNIVYGASDEHRGYLKMGTQLHPKTKVVSGILEEECSAIINEFFARKRSLN from the coding sequence ATGATAGAGCCTTACGACCACGAGTATTTTATGAAAAAAGCGTTACAAGAAGCGCAAACTGCCTTAGATCGTGGTGAAATTCCCGTAGGTGCTGTAATCGTTACTCAAAATCGCATTATTGCCAAAGGTCACAACCTTACAGAAACGTTGACCGACGTTACCGCACATGCAGAGATGCAAGCCATTACCGCTGGAGCAAGTTTTTTAGGAGGTAAATACTTAAAAGATTGCACACTTTACGTCACACTAGAACCTTGCCAGATGTGCGCTGGTGCTCTTTACTGGTCTCAAATATCGAATATAGTGTACGGAGCGAGCGATGAACATAGAGGTTATCTTAAAATGGGAACACAGTTACATCCTAAAACCAAAGTCGTTTCAGGAATTCTAGAAGAAGAATGTAGTGCAATAATAAATGAGTTTTTTGCTAGAAAAAGAAGCTTGAATTAA
- the aspS gene encoding aspartate--tRNA ligase, with the protein MYRSHDCGSLRASDVNKEVTLAGWVQKSRDKGFMVWVDLRDRYGVTQLIFDEERTDKALLERAQKLGREFVIQVKGTVIERESKNAKMSTGDVEILVKELNILSESKTPPFTIEDNTDGGEELRMKYRYLDIRRNPVRENLIFRSKVAMEVRNFLAGKDFIEVETPVLIKSTPEGARDFVVPSRMNEGQFYALPQSPQTFKQLLMVGGMDKYFQIVKCFRDEDLRADRQPEFTQIDCEMSFVEQEDVLNIFEDMTRHLLKKVKNIDIADFPRMTYEDAMKKYGNDKPDIRFGMEFGELDAFAKAKDFKIFNEAELVVGIAVPGANSYTRKEIDKLIDWVRRPQVGALGMVYVRCNEDGTYKSSVDKFYDQEDLANWAKATGAKAGDLICVLSGPANKTRTQLSALRMEMAERLGLRDPEVFAPLWVVDFPLLEWDEDTERYHAMHHPFTSPKPEDIDKLETDPGNVRANAYDLVMNGNEIGGGSVRIFDKKLQALMFDHLGFTPDEARAQFGFLMDAFEYGAPPHAGLAFGFDRLVSILGGQETIRDFIAFPKNNSGRDVMIDAPSAIDQEQLTELNLKVTL; encoded by the coding sequence ATGTATAGATCACACGATTGTGGTAGCCTGCGCGCTAGCGATGTAAATAAAGAAGTAACACTGGCCGGTTGGGTTCAAAAAAGCCGTGATAAAGGTTTTATGGTTTGGGTAGATTTAAGAGACCGTTATGGTGTTACTCAATTAATCTTTGATGAAGAGCGTACAGATAAAGCTTTGTTAGAAAGAGCGCAAAAACTAGGTCGCGAGTTTGTGATACAGGTTAAAGGTACCGTGATTGAACGTGAATCTAAAAATGCTAAAATGTCTACAGGTGATGTAGAGATTCTAGTAAAAGAATTGAATATTTTAAGTGAGTCTAAAACGCCACCTTTTACCATAGAAGATAATACGGACGGTGGAGAAGAGTTGCGCATGAAGTACCGCTATCTAGACATACGTCGTAATCCAGTGCGCGAGAACTTGATTTTCCGTTCTAAGGTTGCTATGGAAGTACGTAATTTTCTAGCCGGTAAAGATTTTATCGAGGTAGAAACGCCAGTACTTATTAAATCCACGCCAGAAGGTGCTCGTGACTTTGTGGTGCCATCGCGCATGAATGAAGGACAGTTTTATGCCTTACCACAGTCGCCACAGACCTTTAAGCAGTTGCTTATGGTAGGTGGAATGGATAAGTATTTCCAGATTGTAAAATGTTTCCGTGATGAAGACCTGCGTGCAGATCGTCAACCAGAGTTTACACAAATAGACTGCGAGATGTCATTTGTAGAGCAAGAAGATGTGTTGAATATATTTGAGGACATGACACGTCACTTATTGAAAAAAGTAAAGAATATCGATATCGCAGATTTCCCTCGTATGACTTATGAAGATGCGATGAAGAAATATGGTAATGATAAACCAGATATCCGTTTTGGGATGGAGTTTGGTGAGTTAGACGCTTTCGCGAAAGCGAAGGACTTCAAAATCTTTAACGAGGCAGAATTAGTTGTGGGAATTGCAGTTCCTGGTGCTAACAGCTACACGAGAAAAGAAATTGACAAATTAATTGATTGGGTAAGACGTCCACAAGTTGGTGCGCTAGGAATGGTTTATGTACGTTGCAATGAAGACGGAACTTATAAGTCTAGCGTTGATAAATTTTATGATCAAGAAGATCTTGCAAACTGGGCAAAAGCTACTGGTGCAAAAGCTGGTGATTTAATTTGCGTATTGTCTGGTCCAGCAAATAAGACTAGAACACAGTTAAGTGCTTTGAGAATGGAAATGGCAGAACGTCTAGGATTGCGTGATCCAGAAGTTTTTGCACCGTTATGGGTTGTAGATTTCCCGCTATTAGAATGGGATGAAGATACAGAACGCTACCACGCGATGCACCATCCATTTACCTCTCCTAAACCAGAAGACATTGATAAGTTAGAAACAGATCCAGGTAATGTACGAGCAAATGCTTATGACCTAGTCATGAATGGTAATGAGATAGGTGGTGGATCAGTAAGAATATTTGATAAGAAATTACAGGCATTAATGTTTGACCATTTAGGATTCACACCAGATGAGGCAAGAGCCCAGTTTGGTTTCTTGATGGACGCCTTTGAATATGGTGCGCCACCACATGCAGGATTAGCATTTGGATTTGATAGATTAGTTTCTATCCTAGGTGGACAAGAAACGATACGTGACTTTATCGCTTTTCCTAAAAACAATAGTGGTCGCGATGTAATGATCGATGCACCTAGTGCAATTGATCAAGAGCAGTTAACAGAGTTAAACTTGAAGGTTACGTTATAA